GTGGTTTCGTTGCCGCCGACGCGGCCTACCACCGGCACCTCCCGGTAGGCGGCCGGCGCCGCCGCGGCCTGGTACGGTGTCGACTGCGCGAACTGCGCGGCGGCCCGGGCAACGGCAGCTACCTGCTCCTGCGGAACGTCGTAACGGGCAGCAGCGATCTTGGCCAGCTCCTCCACCGAAGCTTCAGGTGAAACCGGCAGACGCTCCATCACCTCGTGGACCGCAGAGCCGAAACTTGTGTCCTTTTCCTCGCGCTGCACGCCGCTGTCCACGGGGCCGAATCGGTGAGCCCCTCCAGGGTGGCGGGGGATTCGTTGAGGTGCTTGTCGTGGAACACCGTGGGCGCAGCGTCGGGGGCAAGGAAGGCGCTGACTTCGGAGCGGACGTCGTCAAGCGTCAGCGGCTCCCTGCCGAGCACCCTCGCCGCGTCCTCAACGAACGCGCGCAGCGGGCTGACCTCCACGTTGGCAAACGCGCCTCCTGTCGCGACTGCGGACGTGATGTCGTCCAGGGCCTCGGGCCCGCAAAGTACAGTGACCGGCGCCAGGGGATTAGCCCCCTGGATGTTCCGGATCGCACCGGCTACAGGGTGTTCCGGCAGGTGATTGTCTCCCATGTTTTGAGGCTACGTTGCCAAGCTCGAGCCCGCGCCCCGAAAGTGCCGCCCGTACACTCTCGCCCATGGCCACCAAGACCGTTTCCTTTTCCACCACGGTGGCGGGCGCGCCGCTGACTGCGACTGTGGAGGTCGCGCCGCTGGCCGGTGCGGTGACCCGCGCGCAGGAGTCGTTCGCCCGCGCGCTGCTGAGACGGTTCATGGACATTTCGGCCGAGTACGTGCCGGGTACCGCGGAAACCGCGCACACCGCAGAACACGCCCCCGCCGCGCCGAAGCTTGCCGACGACCCCGCGACCGCCGTGGCCACCCTCGCCGCCGCCGCGGAGGCAATCGCCGATGAACCTGCGCACGCCGCGGATTACCACCTTCTGCGCCGCGCCGAGGCCCTCGCGGGGGACTTCAACGTGCCCGCCGCGCGCGAGTTGCTGTGGCAGTACCCGGCGGACCCGCACCGGGTGGCCACCGCCGGCGAAGCGCACAGCGCGCGCGTGACCTGCACGTTTACCGGCGCCGACAGTGGGGTGCTGCACCGACTTGCCGCCGCCGCTGAACGCGCCACCAGCACGTTGCACCCCGTGAACTTCTACGCGGACCTCGCGCACGCTCGGCACTGCATTGAGCATTTGCTTTACGACGATCTCCTGCCCACCACCGCCCGCCTCGCACCCTTCAGCCCCGAGTGCGCGGTAGCCACCGACCTCGCCGCGATGGCGCTGGGCTTGAACGTAGAGGGACGAGAAGAAGAGGCCGCGCGTGTGGCCGGGGAAGTCTTGGCCTGGTTACCGCGAGACCTGGCCGCGGTGGCGCCCGTGCACGGGTTCGCTGAGCTGGGGGAGACGTGGCAGCAGGTTGCCGTCGATGGGCTCAACGCGCTGCCGGGGCGCCGGTTCGTAGCTGTCAACGCGGCTGAAACTGACGCCACCCCAGATGCCCACGCCGCACCAGAAGCCGACGCCGCCCCCGAAGCCGACGCCGCCAGTTCGCGCGGCGTCATTGCCGTGGACCTCGGAGCGGCGATCTCGGGCGCAGATCTCGCCGGCCTCGCCCCGGGGACGCAGCTTTACCGCGCCAAAATCTAACCGCGGTCATCGAGGTCGGCCGGAGCCGACACCTACCCGCGCGGGTAAACCCCGTCTTCGCCGAGGCGCGCATCCGGGTCGAGGAGCAAGGCGATCTCGCCGTCGTGGGCATCGCCGGTCTGGAACCGGCGGTTCTCCAACGGAACGAACAGCGTGCGGCGGCCCAGCATGCCGGCATCCAGATGGGCCGCGCCGGCACGCAGCCGCTGGGTCGCCCGCGCTCGCCAGACTTCCACCGCGGCATCGCCTGCAGCGCCACCGCCTGCCGCCGCGTCGCTAGCCGCGTCGCTGGCGGCGGCCCGCACCGCCGCCTCGAACACGCCCGGGTGCGCAAGTACCACCAGCGCGCCGACGTGCCCGAACCCGAGCGAGGTCAGCGCCGCGGCCTTCACGGCGCCCGCCCCGAGATCCAACCCCTCGCGCAGCCACACCAAGTTCTTCGCCTTCGGCTCGATGAGCGGGTCGAGGCAGTCCAGCGACGCGTTCGGCGGTAACTCGCCGGTGTGCAGCACATCGATCAGCCCGCCAATCTGCAGCAGCGCCGCGCCGCCTTTGGCATGCCCAACCACCGTCTTCTGCGAGATCACGAACATCGGCGCGCGCGGATCGCGCCCGGCCGCCGGCCACAAAATCGAATGCAGCTCCGACTCGTTTGGGTCGTTCGCGTTAGTGGAGGTGTCGTGTTTGCTGATGACGCGGACGTCGTCAAGCGAAAGCCCCAGCGAGCGCAGCGAGCGTGCAAGCCGCGACCGCTCACCCCCGCGCGCGGCCGCAAGCACGCCCAGGCCCGGCGCGGGGATGGAGGTGTGCGCGCCGTCGCCGAAGGAAGCCGCGTACGCGATCACGGCGTGCACCGGCAGGCCCAGCTCAAACGCGAGGGAGGCGCGCGCGACCAGCACCGTGCCGCCGCCCTCCGCCTCGAGGAAGCCGCCGCGGCGACGGTCGTTGGCGCGGGAGATGAAGCGGTCCGCGATGCCCTGCGCGCGCATGGCGGCGGTCTCGGCGGTGGCGTTCATGTCGCCGAAGCCCGCGAGAGACTCCACCTGAACGTCATCGATGCCGCCGGCGACCACGAAATCCGCCTTGCCCAGCGCAATCTTGTCCACGGCCTCCTCAACGCTCACCGCGGCAGTGGCGCACGCGCCGACCGGGTGCACCATCGGGCCGTAACCGCCCACCAGCGACTGCATGGTGTGCGCCGCCACCACGTTCAGCAGCGATTCCTGCAGGATATCCGGCTGGCGCGCCTCGCCGAGGAACCGCGAGACGAACACCTTGTGCAGGCTCTCCAGCCCGCCGAGCCCGGTGCCTTGCGTCGACGCCACATCCGCCGGGTGCACGGCGCGCAGCAGCTCCGCAGGCGTGAACCCGGCGCCCACGAACGCGTCGACGGCCGTGACCAGGTTCCACACGGCGAGGCGGTCCATCCCGTCGATCATCTGCGGCGGGATGCCCCACGCCGCGGGATCGAAATCGTCTGGCATCTGGCCCGCCACGGTGCGGCTGAGCGTCGCCTTCCGCGGCACCGCAGCCTTCGCGCCCGCCAGCCGGGTCACGGTCCACTCGCCGCCGTCCGCGCGCACCACGGTCTTCTCCGGGTCCGCCGCCGCGATAGCTTGGGCTTCGCTTTCCGACGCCACCTTGAACACCACGTCCTCATCCAAAAACACCTCGACCATGTCGATCGAGCCGCCGTCGGTGAGGAAGTATTTGTCCGTGAGCTGGCGCACGCCGGCGCGGGCGACCACCTCGTTGCGGAAGCGGTCGAAAATGTCCTCTTCCGCTACGTGCGTGCCGTCCTTGTCGTACCAGCCCGGCGTGGGGTGTTCCGCCCAGCGCACCAGCCCGGTCATCCAGGCCAGTTCGAGTACGCCGGCAGCGGTGAGGTCTACGTCGCCGGTGCGGCTGATGCCGTACTCCGCCTCGCGGCGGGTGCGCCCCGAGCCCCAGGAAGACACTTCACCGATGCCGCAGATGACGACCATGTCTTCCAACGCGCACGTGACCTCGCCCACGTCGACGCTGGCCGGCTGGGTCGGGGCGGCGAGGTTCGGCAGCGCCTTGATCGTTTGCGCCTGGTCGCCGGGTTGGTTGCCGGGTCGGGCGCTCGGCGCGCGGCGCGAGAGCTCGGCGAGACTGATGTTCGCGTCGCCGAGACCGCCGGTGAGGTCCGCATCCAGCGGCGTCTCCGCGGCACAGGCCCGAGCCTCGCGGGAGGCGAGCGCAACCAGTTCGTCCGCGATCTCCTCCGGCTCCCACACGCGGATTCCCGCCTCGCGCGCGGCGGGGATGAGCCCGTCGTTGCCGCTCATGAGGTTCGTGCCCGCGACCCAGCCAATGCGCGCGTGCGCGAGCGTGACACCGTCCGGCCAGCCGGTTTCGGCGGACCACTTGTGCACAATGGCGTCCATCGCGGCCTTGACCTCGCCGTAGGCGCCGTCGCCGCCGAACGTGCCGCGGTTGGGGCTGCCCGGCAACACCACGTGCGTGCGGGTCGGCGCATCGCCCGCCAGCGCGAGGCGGGACAGCCCGGCGATTGTCCGCTCCACACCCCACAGCAGCACACGCGCTTGCGCCTCCGCGTCTGCCCCGGCATCCTCGAGCGTGCCGGACACACTCGGGGCGGCGAACGGGAACGCCAAGGTGGGGGTGAGCACCGGTTTGGTCACGCGAACGTCGCCGCCCGCGCGCTCTTTCTGCTCGCGCCCGATCCACTCCAGCAGCGCGTCGATATCCCGGTAGCTGGCCAGGTTCACCGGCACCAGCCACAGCGCCGCGCCCGCCGCCGCATGATCGCGGTACAGCGCGCGCGCGAACTCCTTCCGCTCCTGGTCCACGCGCGACGCCGTCATAATCACCGTCGCCCCGCCAGCCAATAGCCGCTCCACCACGGCCGTCGCAATCGACCCCGGGGCAGCCCCCGTCACCAGCGCAACATCGTCCGCAAATTCCAGCACCGGCTCCCGCTCAGCCGCGGCGGCGATAGCCTCCAACGGCCCGGCAAAACCGTGCTCGCTGTACCACGCCGCCTGTTCCGCGACCACCTCTCCCGCACCCTCGAACCGCGCCACCGGCACTTCCGCCACGCCAAGCGCCACGCGGGCGAGGAGTTCGCGGGAGGTGGCCCAGTGATCGTCGAAAAGCATGGCCCTGCGCGGATCGAAGACGGGCGCGACTGTGCTCAGCCAACCGTCGCCAAGCTCAGCATCGACGGCCTCGTGCGCGGCGGTGTCGGGAAGTGCGGCCTCGGCGGGCGGCTCGTCCGCACCCAGCCTGCGCAGCAACGCGCGCGCCGCGTCCGCCACGGCCTCAGTGAGCTCCCCGCTGTCCGCCACCACGGGCACCACGCTTATCGACGCCCGCTCAAGCACCTCTCCATGCACCCCCGCCACCTGCTGAATTGCGGCGTCGATGAGTGCCTCAGCCTCCGTGCGGTTCGTGGCAGCAGGCAGAGTGGTGAGGCTGCCGCCGCGGACCGAATCGCCGTCGCGGGTGCCAAGCAGCAGCGCGGCCTCGACGTGCGGGGTCCACGACGCGGGCAGGCGCCACTCGTCTGCCATGCGCGCCGCCGCGAACGCAGGGGAGGTCCCCGCTGCGCCGAGGACCTGGCGCAGCCGCGCAGCCGCGGCCTGGCCGAGCACCGGGCCGAACGCCGCGTATGTCGGCGCCGCGGTGGTCGCGCGCTCGCGCAGCGTGGCGACGCTCATCTCCGCCGCCCCCTCAATCGCCGGCACGCTGAGCTCCCCCGAAATGTCCATGAGTAACTGGTTGCGACGACTCGACACCCCACCCGTGAGCTCCTCGATCGTGTCTGTGTCGGTGATCTGCTCCGGGCGCAGCTTGGTCTGCAGCGCGAGGAGGACCGTGATGGCGTGCGCCGCCGTGAACGGAAGCTCCGATGCGGGCTTGGCGGACGCGGCCGGTGCCGGCCCGGCTGTCGGCGCGGCGGGCTCCGGCTGCGGTACCCGCGGGGTTGCGAGGGCGGGTGCGGCGGAGGACGGTGCCGGCGCGGGCTGCGGTGCCTGCGAGGTTGTGAGGGCAGAGGCGGCGGGCTCCGGCTGCGGTGCCGGTGCTGCGGGCGCTGCTTCGGCCCCGGGCTCGGCTTCCGGTACCGGCACGGCGTCCTGCAGCAACACGGCATCCTGGCTCGCCTCGACGTTCAGCACTGGGATGCGGATCCCGGTGGCGTCCATCTGGCGCGTGGCCAAGTTCGTGAGCGTGGGCGACGCGGCCAGGCCGACTTCGACGACCTGATCGACCTGCGCAAACAGCAGGTTCTGCGTTTCAATCCAGCGCACCGGCGAGGCGAACTGCCATGCCAGGAGCTCGATCAACAGCGCGCGGGTGAGAGCAGCCGGGTCCATGTTTGCGGGGTCGAGGCTCGCTGGGTCGATGCCCGCACGGTCGAGGCTGTCGAGCGAACCGGCGGGCACCTGAGCCCGCACCGCGTCGATGAACTCCTCCGAGAGCTCGAATGGACGCGCGACCAAATTGGGCACGTAGCGGCCCACTAAGACATCTGGATCGATGTGTGCGGGCAGCAGCTCGTCCAGCTTCGCCCGGAACTCAGGCACCCCGGCGCGCAGCACGCGGGAGTGGAAGGGCACGTCGACCCCGGGAATGGGCACGAACGCCCTCGGGTGAACCGCGTTCGCCCGCAGCTGCAGCGCGTCGAGCCCCGCCTTCGTACCGGCGACGGAATACTGCTGGCCCGAGACGTTGTAGTTCACAATCTCGAGGAACTCGCCGGTGTCCGCGGCTACCTTGGCAACGTACGAGGCCACCTCCTCGCCTGCCACGCCGATCATGTTCGGGCGGAGGGCGCCCATGGCGTAGTTGGACATGCCGTCTTTGTCGCGCGGCACCAAGGCATCCATGGTGGAGCCGCGGGAGTAGACGATGTCGATCACCGTCTCCAGGTCGAAGACTTCGCCCATGGCCGCCAGGGCGGTGTACTCGCCCAGCGAGTGGCCCGCGAACATCGCATCCGCCGCAACCGCGTCCGCCTCCCGCAGCCGCGCCGTCTGCGCGTACGCCATCACGGCCAGCGCAACCTGCGTGAACTGGGTCAGGTGCAGCACGCCGTCCGGGTGGCGGTGCACGGTGCCGTCCACCGTCACCTCGGTGGGATTCTCGTCCACAATGCGCCGCACAGAGAACCCGTATTTCTCGCGTGTGTGACGGTCCGCCCGGCACCACACCTCGCGCGCAGCTCGGGATGCCTCGCGGTCGCCCGCACCCATGCCCACAGCTTGCACGCCCTGGCCCGGGTACACGTAGGCGGTGCGCGGCTCGCACAGGAGCGCCTGCGCCCGCGACACCACCTGCCCGTCCACGCGGCACGTCACCTCAAGCGCCGGCCGCACCCCCACGCGGCCGACACGCTCGACGGTGATCTCCACCTCGTCCTCCAACTGCACCATCCGGTACATGGAGTACGTCCAGCCCACCACGTCCCCGTGCCGGCCAACGAGGTGCTGCGCGGTGGCGGAAAGCCACATGCCGTGCGTGATCGGCGCATCCAGCCCCACCAGCGCGGCCACATTCCGGGAGGTGTGCAGCGGGTTGTAGTCGCCGGACACCATCGCGAACGGCGTCATGTCCCGCGGTGCGCGCACCACCGCGCGGTCCACAAAGCTGCGCGGCGTCTCCACCACGGCGCCCGCGTCCGCCACGCCGCCGTACGCAGGCGCCGGGCCCGGCGAACGCCCCGGGGTGGCCCGCCCACGCAGGGCGAAGCGGTGCTGCTGGGTGGCCACCAAGGTGTCGTCGTCAAGCAATGCAAGCTCCACGGTGACCAGGCGCCCGGCGGAAGATTCGGCGACGGCGACGCGCTGCGTGGTGACGTCGATGCGCCGGCCGTCCGCAATCTCGCGCAGGTCCGCGCGCAGGTCAAGCGCGTAATCCAGGTGCACCAGGTTGAGTAGGCCCTCCGCGACGGGGAAACCGTCCGCCTCAGCAGCGCTGAACGCGCCGTAGATCGCCGGCCAGCACGGGCCCACGAGCACGTCCGGTGTCCCCGCCGTTACCCCCGCGCCCAGCGCCGCGCCGGTGGCCGCTGTGTGGGCCGCGAGCAGCGATGCCGGCAGGTGGAACGACGGCTGCCCCTCCGCAACCGCGTCCCCTGCCTCGGACACGCTTCCCACCCCGGCGAAGCCCGCGGCCGCCTCCCGCATCGCTTCCGGCAGGCACGCATCACTGACGACGGGCGAAGCACCCGCCTCAACACCCGCAGGCAGGTCGATCGGAATCGTGATCTCGCGGACGTAGTACGGGCGTTGCGCCTCCGGCAGGTGGTCCCACGCGGAATCGGCGAACACGCGGATCACCCATCCGTCGCCATCGCGCTCGATGGCGTACGCAGACGGGTCCAGCACGTGCGCCGGGTTCGCGGTCAGCCGGCCGCGCCACATGATCGTCGGGGCGGCGGCGATGAATTCCTCCGCGCTCGTGGCGTCCGCGAGGCGGGAGAAGATGTCGGTTGGGTGGGGGCTGTCGTCGATAAGCAATTGCGTCGTGGCGGCCTCGAAGCGGGCGAGGAGGTCCGCCACGGGCTCGTTTTTCCGCGTAATGCCAGCCACCGCGAGGGGGCCGGGGATGATGCGCACCTGGTCAGCGGTGTAGCGCGCGTCCTGCGCCTGCCACAGCGTGTCCTTGGTGAACCACGCGGCCAGGTCCGCGTCGATCGCGGGCACCCACGGCATCGGCTTCGGGTACTCGTGGTGCAGCTGGATCCACCACGCCGCGTCGCGCGGGGACACGTGCAGCTCCGCGGCCTGGGGGTACGCGAGCAAAAGCTTATCGACGGCCGCCTGAGGCTCACCAATATCTTCCGCGAACATCGTCGTTATCTCGCCGTGGTCGCGAGGGTGCAGGCGTGCTTCGATGCGGCGCAGCGTGGCGGTGAAGCGCTCCTGCCAACTGCTGTCGATGAACGGATGCGCGAGGTCCACAAAGCGCTGCGCCCACTGCGCGTACGTCATGGTTTCCAGGTCGCCGAAATAGGGTTTGGCGGTGCGCGCGAGGGCGTCGATGATCTCCGCGCGGTGCGCCGGGTACTCCTCTGGCGTGAGGCCGGCGATCAGGCGGGCGGCGTGGGCGAAAGCGTTGTCGATGTCGTGGATGTCCGCGCCCAGGTGGGACTGGCTGGAGGCGATGCCGCCGCGCCCAGTGCCGCGGGCGACCCAGCCGCCGTTGTCCGCGGGCGTGAGGCCGGGGGTGCTGACCAGCAGGTCCTTGACGCTGTCGGTCGCCTTCGCTTCCTTGGTGGCCATGGCTGCGGTGCCGATGATCACGCCGTCCACCGGCATAGGTCTGCGCCCGCAGCCGGTGGACGCAGCACTGGTGGACGCAGCACTGGTGGACGCAGCACTGGTGGACCAAGCGCCGGTGGACCAAGCGCCGGTCAGCAGCTCGGCGGCACGCTCGGGCGAGTCCACACCGCCGCCGACTGCCAGCACGACGTTCGCGCGGGCGCGCACCTCCGCGTACGTGGCCAGCAACAACTCCTCGAGGCCCGACCACGAGTGGTGGCCGCCCGCGTGCCCGCCCTCGACCATCAGAATCACCGGGGTATCCGGGTTCGCGTCGGCGATCGCGAGGACGCTGCGGATCTGCTGCTCGGTGCCCGGTTTGAATGCGACGTAGGGGAAGCCGTCGGCACGCAAGCGTCCCAAGAGCTCGGTTGCCTCGTCCACCTCAGGGATGCCGGCGGAGATGCAGACCCCGTTGAGCGGGGCGCCGGAAGCGCGGGCCTTGGGCACGACGCGTTTGTCGGCGAAGTGGAGGTTCCACAGGAAGCGGTCGAAGAACATGGTGTTGAACTGGGCGGTGCGGCCCGGCTCGAGGTGCTGGTGCAACGTGGCAACGTGCTGGGCCACCGACGCCGCGGAGTACATGCCGCCGCCGGCCAGCTCCGCCCAGTGCCCGGCGTTCGCCGCGGCGGCGACGATCTCGCCGTCGACCGTCGTCGGCGTCATGCCGCCCAAAATGATGGGGGAGAGGCCGGTGAGCGCGGAAAAGCGCGTCTGCGTGCGCACGTCGCCGCCGGGAAGGCGGACGAGGCGCGGCGCGAAGTCCGCGTAATTGACCGCCCCCGGGAGCTCCGCGCCGGGGGTGGCGAGGCGGTCGCGCGCACGCTCCGTATCCGCCGCGATGACCGGCACGCCCGCGCCCGCAACCAGCGAGCGAACAATGTTCGCGGTCCCGCGGTCGAACGTGACGATGTGCGTCGCGCCCGCCTCGAGCATCCGGTTCACGCGCTGCGGAAAGTCGAACTGGTCCACCAAAATCGTCTCCGCGAGCTCGCGCGGGGTGGTGCCGGGAAGCGCAATCCCGCACGCCTCCGCCCACGCCACCGCCAGCTCCACCGCGCCGCGGTTGCCCGGGCGGTGGAAGGGGTAGGCGACGTCCAACTCGTCGAACACCGGGCGCAGCTCAGCGCCGCCGACCTCTCCTGCGGCGATCCGCGCGTTGTGCGCCTCCGCGTCGGCCTCGATCGCCGCGCGGGCGTGCGCCAGCTCCACCGGCTCGCCTGACAGGACCACGTGCCGCGGCGCGTTGATCAACCCCACCGGGAAACGCTGCACGATTTCGCCAGCGGGCATGCCGCGCACCGACAGCATGCGGGACGCGGTATCCACAGCGCCGTACTGCACCGATGCCGCAGATGCCGCCGCACCCAACACCAGCGCAAACGCCAACGCAGAGACCGGATCCTGCACGGCAACAACGCCCAACACACCCTGGGAGTGTCCCTCCAGCACGGCGCCGTCTACGTCCATGCCGAGCTCCCGCAGCTGCGCCACAGCGGCAATCTGCGCCAGCACGATGCCCGGCACGCTCACCGCCGGCAGCGCGTCCATGCCCACCGTCCGCGCCACCGCACCGCCCGATGCAGCACCGCCCGACGCAGCACCGATCAGGTCGCGCAGCCGCCCTTCCGCGCCGGGCACCGCCGTGCTCAGGTGGCGGGTGACTGGGGCGGTGAGCAGGTAAGCGTCGTCAAGCAAAGGCCCCAAAACAGCGGTGGTGTCGGCGAGCGCGGCCTGCCACCCGCTGGCCTGGCCGGGGAAAAGCAGTGCGGGGCGTGACATGGAGCGAAGCGGGGTGAGGTGCATCGGGGGCCTTTGCTAAGTGTCAGAGCGGAATGTTGCCGTGCTTGCGCGCCGGGCGGGCGACGGCCTTGTCTCGGTAGAGGCGCAGGCTCGCCGCGATGTGAGTGCGGGTTTCGTGGGGGAGGATCACGGCGTCGATCAAGCCGCGCTCCGCGGCGACGTACGGGTTCAGAATCGCGTCTTCGTACTCGCGCTCGAAACCGGCGACGAGTTCGGCCAGCGCCGCGCCGCTCAGCCCGCCATCGCGCGCCGCGGCGATCTCGCGGCGGTGGATGAAGCTCACCGCGCCCGCGGCGCCCATCACCGCGATCTGCGCCGTCGGCCACGCGAGGTTCACGTCCGCGCCGAGCCCCTTCGAACCCATCGCGCAATACGCGCCGCCGTACGCCTTGCGCAGAATCACCGTGATCTTCGGCACCGTCGCCTCGCCGTACGCGTACAGCAGCTTCGCGCCGCGCCGCAGCAGACCGTCGTGTTCCTGGTCCGGGCCGGGGAGGAACCCGGGCACGTCCACCAGCATCACAATCGGGATGTTGAACGCGTCGCACGTGCGCACGAACCGGGCGGCTTTTTCAGAAGCGTCGATGTCCAGGCACCCCGCGTACACGCTCGGCTGATTGGCCACAATGCCCACGGTCTGCCCGTCCACCCGGCCGAGCGCCGTGATCACGTTGCCCGCGCGCTGCTGCATAATTTCCAGGTACTCGCCGCCGTCCGTGATGCGAGCGATCACCTCGTGCACGTCGTACGGCTCGCTCGCCGCATCCGGGATCACGGTGTCCAGCTCCCGGTCCGCATTGGTCACGCTCTGCGGCTCGCGGCAGGGGAGCGCCGGGGGAGCTTGCTTGCTATTCGACGGCAAGTACCCCACCACATCGCTCACCCAATCCAGCGCCTCCCGCTCCGTTGCCGCGACGTAGTGGCAGGTGCCGGCGGTGGTCATGTGCGTCCACGCGCCGCCGAGCTCTTCCTGGGTGATCTCCTCGCCGGTCACGGTCTTGATCACTTCCGGGCCGGTGACAAACATCCGCGACGTCTGATCCACCATCACCACAAAATCCGTCAGCGCGGGGGAGTACGCGTTGCCGCCCGCGCACGCGCCCAGCACCGCGGAAATCTGCGGGACCACGCCGGACGCGCGAATGTTCTGATAAAACGTGCGCGAAATCCAATCCAGTGAGACCGCGCCGTCCTGAATCCGCGCGCCCGCGCCTTCATACAGGCCGATCAGCGGGCGGCCGGTGGTCACCGCGAGCTCCTGAATTTTCACCATCTTCTCGCCGTACACTTCGCCCAGCGCGCCACCGAAAATGGTGCCGTCCTGGGAGAACACGCACACTTCGCGGCCGTCGATAGTCCCCCAGCCCGTGACAATGCCGTCCGTGACCGGGCGTTTCTCCTCCATCCCGAACCCGTGCGTGCGGTGGCGGGCCAGCATGTCGGTTTCGACAAAAGAGCCGTCGTCAAGCAAATAGCTCAGCCGCTCGCGCGCCGTGAGCCGCTCACCCTCCCGGACCTGGGTGCGGGCTTCGAGCCTGCGGCGCCGCAAATCTTCCAGCTTCCCCGCCGTGGTGTGAGACGGGCTGCCCTCGCGCGAGACGGTCATGGGGCTACTCTAGGCTGTCCGGAGACTTTGAAGAAGGGCGGGGCAGGTGGCGGTAGGGGTAGACATCGTGCACGTCCCGGCGTTTGCGGCTCAGTTGCGCATTCCGGGCACGCTTTTCGACGCTTCCTTCACACCCCGCGAGCTCCGCACCTGCGCCGAGAAGCCGGACCGGGAGGCGTCGCTGGCCGCGCGCTGGGCCGCGAAGGAGGCGTACCTGAAAGCGTGGTCCAA
Above is a genomic segment from Corynebacterium sp. CNCTC7651 containing:
- a CDS encoding PD-(D/E)XK nuclease family protein, whose translation is MQREEKDTSFGSAVHEVMERLPVSPEASVEELAKIAAARYDVPQEQVAAVARAAAQFAQSTPYQAAAAPAAYREVPVVGRVGGNETTAVNGYIDLLYREEDGWVIADYKTDVYAPREMVESYFLQLELYARLMGPSLDADVTRLELIFLRGDETQVVAHPRG
- a CDS encoding type I polyketide synthase; this encodes MHLTPLRSMSRPALLFPGQASGWQAALADTTAVLGPLLDDAYLLTAPVTRHLSTAVPGAEGRLRDLIGAASGGAASGGAVARTVGMDALPAVSVPGIVLAQIAAVAQLRELGMDVDGAVLEGHSQGVLGVVAVQDPVSALAFALVLGAAASAASVQYGAVDTASRMLSVRGMPAGEIVQRFPVGLINAPRHVVLSGEPVELAHARAAIEADAEAHNARIAAGEVGGAELRPVFDELDVAYPFHRPGNRGAVELAVAWAEACGIALPGTTPRELAETILVDQFDFPQRVNRMLEAGATHIVTFDRGTANIVRSLVAGAGVPVIAADTERARDRLATPGAELPGAVNYADFAPRLVRLPGGDVRTQTRFSALTGLSPIILGGMTPTTVDGEIVAAAANAGHWAELAGGGMYSAASVAQHVATLHQHLEPGRTAQFNTMFFDRFLWNLHFADKRVVPKARASGAPLNGVCISAGIPEVDEATELLGRLRADGFPYVAFKPGTEQQIRSVLAIADANPDTPVILMVEGGHAGGHHSWSGLEELLLATYAEVRARANVVLAVGGGVDSPERAAELLTGAWSTGAWSTSAASTSAASTSAASTGCGRRPMPVDGVIIGTAAMATKEAKATDSVKDLLVSTPGLTPADNGGWVARGTGRGGIASSQSHLGADIHDIDNAFAHAARLIAGLTPEEYPAHRAEIIDALARTAKPYFGDLETMTYAQWAQRFVDLAHPFIDSSWQERFTATLRRIEARLHPRDHGEITTMFAEDIGEPQAAVDKLLLAYPQAAELHVSPRDAAWWIQLHHEYPKPMPWVPAIDADLAAWFTKDTLWQAQDARYTADQVRIIPGPLAVAGITRKNEPVADLLARFEAATTQLLIDDSPHPTDIFSRLADATSAEEFIAAAPTIMWRGRLTANPAHVLDPSAYAIERDGDGWVIRVFADSAWDHLPEAQRPYYVREITIPIDLPAGVEAGASPVVSDACLPEAMREAAAGFAGVGSVSEAGDAVAEGQPSFHLPASLLAAHTAATGAALGAGVTAGTPDVLVGPCWPAIYGAFSAAEADGFPVAEGLLNLVHLDYALDLRADLREIADGRRIDVTTQRVAVAESSAGRLVTVELALLDDDTLVATQQHRFALRGRATPGRSPGPAPAYGGVADAGAVVETPRSFVDRAVVRAPRDMTPFAMVSGDYNPLHTSRNVAALVGLDAPITHGMWLSATAQHLVGRHGDVVGWTYSMYRMVQLEDEVEITVERVGRVGVRPALEVTCRVDGQVVSRAQALLCEPRTAYVYPGQGVQAVGMGAGDREASRAAREVWCRADRHTREKYGFSVRRIVDENPTEVTVDGTVHRHPDGVLHLTQFTQVALAVMAYAQTARLREADAVAADAMFAGHSLGEYTALAAMGEVFDLETVIDIVYSRGSTMDALVPRDKDGMSNYAMGALRPNMIGVAGEEVASYVAKVAADTGEFLEIVNYNVSGQQYSVAGTKAGLDALQLRANAVHPRAFVPIPGVDVPFHSRVLRAGVPEFRAKLDELLPAHIDPDVLVGRYVPNLVARPFELSEEFIDAVRAQVPAGSLDSLDRAGIDPASLDPANMDPAALTRALLIELLAWQFASPVRWIETQNLLFAQVDQVVEVGLAASPTLTNLATRQMDATGIRIPVLNVEASQDAVLLQDAVPVPEAEPGAEAAPAAPAPQPEPAASALTTSQAPQPAPAPSSAAPALATPRVPQPEPAAPTAGPAPAASAKPASELPFTAAHAITVLLALQTKLRPEQITDTDTIEELTGGVSSRRNQLLMDISGELSVPAIEGAAEMSVATLRERATTAAPTYAAFGPVLGQAAAARLRQVLGAAGTSPAFAAARMADEWRLPASWTPHVEAALLLGTRDGDSVRGGSLTTLPAATNRTEAEALIDAAIQQVAGVHGEVLERASISVVPVVADSGELTEAVADAARALLRRLGADEPPAEAALPDTAAHEAVDAELGDGWLSTVAPVFDPRRAMLFDDHWATSRELLARVALGVAEVPVARFEGAGEVVAEQAAWYSEHGFAGPLEAIAAAAEREPVLEFADDVALVTGAAPGSIATAVVERLLAGGATVIMTASRVDQERKEFARALYRDHAAAGAALWLVPVNLASYRDIDALLEWIGREQKERAGGDVRVTKPVLTPTLAFPFAAPSVSGTLEDAGADAEAQARVLLWGVERTIAGLSRLALAGDAPTRTHVVLPGSPNRGTFGGDGAYGEVKAAMDAIVHKWSAETGWPDGVTLAHARIGWVAGTNLMSGNDGLIPAAREAGIRVWEPEEIADELVALASREARACAAETPLDADLTGGLGDANISLAELSRRAPSARPGNQPGDQAQTIKALPNLAAPTQPASVDVGEVTCALEDMVVICGIGEVSSWGSGRTRREAEYGISRTGDVDLTAAGVLELAWMTGLVRWAEHPTPGWYDKDGTHVAEEDIFDRFRNEVVARAGVRQLTDKYFLTDGGSIDMVEVFLDEDVVFKVASESEAQAIAAADPEKTVVRADGGEWTVTRLAGAKAAVPRKATLSRTVAGQMPDDFDPAAWGIPPQMIDGMDRLAVWNLVTAVDAFVGAGFTPAELLRAVHPADVASTQGTGLGGLESLHKVFVSRFLGEARQPDILQESLLNVVAAHTMQSLVGGYGPMVHPVGACATAAVSVEEAVDKIALGKADFVVAGGIDDVQVESLAGFGDMNATAETAAMRAQGIADRFISRANDRRRGGFLEAEGGGTVLVARASLAFELGLPVHAVIAYAASFGDGAHTSIPAPGLGVLAAARGGERSRLARSLRSLGLSLDDVRVISKHDTSTNANDPNESELHSILWPAAGRDPRAPMFVISQKTVVGHAKGGAALLQIGGLIDVLHTGELPPNASLDCLDPLIEPKAKNLVWLREGLDLGAGAVKAAALTSLGFGHVGALVVLAHPGVFEAAVRAAASDAASDAAAGGGAAGDAAVEVWRARATQRLRAGAAHLDAGMLGRRTLFVPLENRRFQTGDAHDGEIALLLDPDARLGEDGVYPRG